In Cryptomeria japonica chromosome 1, Sugi_1.0, whole genome shotgun sequence, the sequence ttttctTGCCCTTTCTTATGCTTTATGGAGAAGGTGTATGCTTGCAAGTATTCAACCCACTTCATGTGCAGTGATTCAATTTATCCTGTCCATTCAAGAAACTAAGTGCATGGTTGTAGTAAACACAATAAACTCCTTTGGtaacaagtaatgcctccacttcttcagggcttggacaatagCATAAAGTTATAGATCATATGAAGAGtatttcctcttagccttatttagtttttcactaaaaaatgcaacggACCTCCCTTCTTGGCTTAGAACTACACCTATTGCTTGaccactagcatcacattctatagtaaacACTTTATTAAAATCAGGAAGAGTAAGGATAGGTTGCTGAGATATCCTTATTTTTAGATATTCAAACCCTTCATTGGCTTCATTGGTCCATAGGAACTTACCCTTTTTGTCTCCTTTGATTGTATCTATGATTGGTGCACAAATGTGGCTGAAATTTTGTATGAATTTTGGGTAGAAGATTGCAAGGCCATGGAAACTCCTCACATCCCCGATTGATTTAGGGGTTGGCCAACTAAGGATGGCCTCAACCTTTGATAGATCCATCTTCAAACTATCCTTTGCTATGACAAATCCAAGATATACCAACTCTTCTTTAATGAACTCACACTTTTGGAGATTGATCATCAATTTCTCTTCATTCAGACTTCTGAGAACCATGTCAAGCTGCTTCAAATTATCCTCCTTGGACTTTCTAAACAcaagaatatcatccaaatatacaacaaaaaatttgctaataaaagatttcaatacttcattcataagtctcatgaatgtactagggacATTTGATAGCCCAAAGGGAACCACCATCCATTCATAAAggccttcatttgtcttgaatgttgtcttccattcatcctcttctctgatcctaatctgatgatacccactcttcaagtcaattttTAAGAAATAGTAGGCTCCTCCTAGACAATCCATAAAATCCTCCATTCTTGGCATAgcaaacctatatctgatggttatcctatttatggctcttgaatcagtGGATAACATCCATTTACCATCCTTCTTGGGAGCCAACACGGTAGGGATTtcacaagggcttagactctcccTAACTAGGCACTTATCCAACAACTCTTGAACTTGTCTTGCTAATCCTTCATTTTGGGAAGGGGCCATCTTGTAAGAAGCCTTATTAGGCAATGTGCCACCTGGAATCAGATCTATATTATGACTTATATTCTTGATTAGAGGCAAGGAATTAGGTAGATCATCCACCACAATACCCTTATACTTATCCAACATGGTTTGGACTTCACTAGGAATGGTTTCTCCCTTGTTTGTAGACAAAACCGATCCATACTTTGGCTTAacaatcagagaaaactcttgacATCCCTCttccttcaaggtcctcaaaaactCCTTCTCCCCTACTACCATGACACTAGACCCAAGTTGTCTATTTGATCCTTCATCCTGTAGGGGGTTCAAGGTGAATGATACTCCATCTTTGTCAATGGTATAAGTTTTTTTTCTGACCATCATGATGTGATTTTTGGTTATATTGCCAAGTTTGGCCTagaagtaggtggcaagcatccatgagAATAACATCACAAAGGATTTTATCCTTATAGCCCCCAATATGAAACTCTACCAAAGATTGTTCATTGACAAGAACCTATTGACCTTTGTTTAGCCATGATACCCTATATGGTGTGGGATGAGGGTTTTTTTTCAGATTTAGTTTCTCAACCATCTCTGAGGACACTAAGTTATTAGTGGAGCCTAAATCTACAATTACCTTGCATACCATCCCATGTGATTTGCATGAGGTCCAGAACAAAtacttcctttgtggtggctccttAGTGTTTGGTACCTTGAGAAgtgttcttctcatcatcaaactttCTCCAAACTCGGGGTTAGCAAGCCTAGAAGGTCAGTTCACACTTTGAGCATCCTCTTCTTGTACCAATTGGTTTCTCGTTTCCCCACCATGGGATCTTGAGGCATGTTTCTCTGGGCAATTGAAGGCTAGGTGCCCAAATTGGTTACAATTGTAACACCTACCAAAGAAGGTGTTAGAACCTCTTCCTGATCCATTAAACCTTCCTCTAACATTGGGCCTCCTACCTCTGAAGCCTCCTCTATTTCTTTTCTCTCCACCTTTCTCATTGTGTCCACTATATTCATCTTGTTGCTTTTGATATTTTCCTCTTGCACCAAAACTACCCCTACCTTTGAaatttcctcttcctctaccttgatgttcttgttttcttttcaaCTTCTCCTCTTTTTTACTTGCCACTTGGAAGAATTCTTCCATTGTCTTAGGAGTAACTAGGCTCAACTCATCCTGAATGTTGAACCTTAAGCCATTCAAATACCTGGCCactttctccttctcattctctgcATTAAAAAACCTCATACTAAGCTTATGGAATTCCTCAGTATAGGTTGCCACATCCATGTCTCTTTGCTTtaaattctgcaacttcttgaacacttGCACTTCATAATCCAACAGTAGAAATTGTTCCTTCAACTTGTTCACCATCCAGACCCATGAATTTATCATGGACTTATTTTTCTTTACCCTCTCTCCTTAGGTGtaattccaccatgtcaaggcagaTCCCTTCAACTTGGTCTTTGCAAACTGAACCTTCTTGTCTTCCATTATCTCTTTGTACTCAAAGTAGTTGTTTAGagctgtagcatcgtaaattgtacgcacttgctagggtggtacaatttcacacctagtttagcacccgccttggcgcattttgcattttgcattgcatttcccctttagcacttaattaattaaattaattaggtctaaggttctattttatcatctcccatatcataaagtcgggccctttcattaaagtgtgcccctttcattttattctcccaatacatcatttaatcaaaaaccctaattaggtcctattttgaacttgggggcttgatttcgggggtcaaaacatctcaaaatcacctgtaactttgggattcgctctaaaatcatcatatctgacggccctgaaaatttggtgaaaagttgttgggaccatggcgcccggcgtgcacatggtctcggacatttttcctgaaattttaggagcgcgatccaatcataaaataaatcttaaccccaagaaattggtgggagattcaatctataggtcggccaaaagttgaaattaagacctagggtttcatatataagagctctctttcttcatgggaaaggatcggaattttggttttcaaggaccttctatgcagcgaaagagcagatctttgaagacttcaacaacattcaacatccatccatcaaacattcatcaatttcattcatccatttagggctttgaagacattgaagagcaataggagattaccgactgaagattggcttgtacccctcccttggggttgggtatgatttcatgttgttttcatgtctttgcataagcctcattatatcatttatattcatgctttagatctctttgcatcttgatttggagcatttacattatcatttacaagcaattagggtttactttctaggttgctctagtttgcttacttgcattttaggatcttgcacacacacaaggtctgcacacacactacttttacaatacaacttggctattcgtggaggtggaaatcaccaaagtgggggtttgactaaggcaaaaccctatatagccgcccaccatacccttttcagatataagtgcaggtttcgggattcgaacgacgctgcaagttgcagatctgggagaagtaggccgagacaacactccacaccaagtttcagagaaaaagaccaggacaggggcgtggggcgccctggtcctaccaggacaggggtgatgggcgccttggtccctgggacaggggcgctgggtgccctggtccttctgttagacaacaactttcagcaactttctgacagcttttcaggttgcaaaaacagtagtttcaggagcagaatcaggacagtggcgcccgcgcccccgtcccaaacattttcactcatattttaacaccgggtacgcatttacattcttgttttgtccttgtgtttacaactttccattattcaagttcaattctgcaatcttgttattagttcatacttgcactttggggttagggattgaacttccatcattttatctatcatttgcaacaaaggaatagaaatcctaataggtagcccgtggctctctcttccacaaaaagaagtagccaattgtgtgatacctctaggctctttcgtattccacaaatgtgtgattgaaagtgagattagggcatgtttgcttagtgtcactttttcccccacacattttggtgaacccgacgtgaactccaatcttctctaattctgatttatgttttcaaatttgagtgtttatgctatttcaaaatcaaatttgtatttacaagttttaatttcttgcaagattcaaaaatctggaggaaatttttgctaaaaaccttaatttttcaattcaaagttgaacttgtggataacttaattgggatcaataatttcaaatctgatttaggaattcatttgaatcataaatttcattttctaaatctacattctaagtgcttgcattggttaaaattaaacatttcctgctattttgcatgtgttatcatttgaaagaggaaaattgttgtcatgatgcattcatttcatagatgtgataatgggttagcttcccttgtttcaatttttccttctcctaaaggacctccccccatctataacaaaattttagtgcctaaaagagttgcttatgatccctttgagactctcccatgctctaaggatgaagactttaagagtgatcttgacaattctcctaaaacgTGCCCtttctatttagctatcctagaggaagagaatgatatcataaacacctttcttaatgttacttcaccttccctacatgatgcctctctaagtgaaaaggcattgatggacattgacttattttctcctaaagttggtccttccaatgggggcatgttagtgcaacaagaggttatgaacacttctctcaaagatctccttcctaagcatgaatctttggagaaatatgttcatgttcctcctaaaaaacactcccttcatgaggatccttttgtgcaagaagatgacattatccctacattccctagtgatggcatttccttttccaacaaaattcccactagagatgatgaattaatgataaatgcttacccttctcctagagtttgtcttacacataagcatcccttagagaaagaagatgaaataataagaaatttccttaattctctctcccctaaagatcatattgaatatattttgaggaaagaggatgagtttaacacatctattgatgctctcccttctaaggatgaggaattaataaacaatgttatctcctctcctgaaattgacaatacttcaaacattcctttcaacaacctcactatttgggatgaaccattagaagaaggtatagattattctctacccctagccaaaggggataaaatcaagattgaaaactcccttgatagtttctcaccttccttgaatctcaatcattctccctctaaaaataaagcatctgcctctcctcaacttggttctactcataaggaaaccctagttcaaagcaagatggttaacatctctttcaaagatctccctctcaaaagtaagactttagagagtaatgttgatccttctcctagagagtttattccccatgtagatcctttgatgatagaggatgatatgacctttcctagtattactcttcctactagaacatcaatgcctaccccttgtctctctcctaaaattgatttaatccatgatgagattttagtgcaagagaagactatcaataactcttccaacacttttgttcattcctctaaaccatcctcatttaatttgatacatgtgaatgaaacacctaacaaacctctcttcactatccaaggtgcttgtccttctcaaaattctcaacctttaaataagcctatcttagtggttcaaggtggttatgctaatgattctttttgcactcctaagaaacctattattactgtgcaaggaggttattctactaagagcccttatgagtatgctaagcaactgactagagagagttatcatgcagttgctcatacctataacacaagaaacaataggcaacctaatcctcctctatttatcccaacttcacttcctccttcccaacctattcttcctcaagttcctcgtatttcacaagttcttagtaaggaatatgatctcatagaacaacttaaagctacccctgctaagata encodes:
- the LOC131072020 gene encoding uncharacterized protein LOC131072020 gives rise to the protein MVNKLKEQFLLLDYEVQVFKKLQNLKQRDMDVATYTEEFHKLSMRFFNAENEKEKVARYLNGLRFNIQDELSLVTPKTMEEFFQVASKKEEKLKRKQEHQGRGRGNFKGRGSFGARGKYQKQQDEYSGHNEKGGEKRNRGGFRGRRPNVRGRFNGSGRGSNTFFGRCYNCNQFGHLAFNCPEKHASRSHGGETRNQLVQEEDAQSVN